A part of Haloarchaeobius sp. HME9146 genomic DNA contains:
- the smc gene encoding chromosome segregation protein SMC, with product MHIKELVLDNFKSFGRKTRIPFYEDFTVVTGPNGSGKSNIIDAVLFALGLARTRGIRAEKLTDLIYNPGHDDGGDSAGPREASVEVILDNSDGKLDRAQVVNAAGSDDVGDVDEIRIKRRVKQTEDNYYSYYYLNGRSVNLSDIQDLLAQAGVTPEGYNVVMQGDVTEIINMTPYARRQIIDEIAGVAEFDAKKADAMEELETVEERINEAELRISEKRQRLTQLEDERQQALRYRRLRRERERYEGYLKAAELEDKREDLASTEDRLEAKQAEVDELQRDLDEKQGKVVRLQEDLEDLNAEIERKGEDEQLAIKRDIESLKGDISRLEDKISASEEAIAEAENKRRDAFVQIDRKQEEVDDVESEIRDTKVQKSSLKADVQTKQAELADLQAEIDEIDTEYDELKADLQERKEALDEEKDAKNELQREKDRLLDEARRRSNEASEIETEIEETEAKIPEIEADITDLEDELEKARRNVLNIEGVVDDLKAEKQERQQDLDEVEDELQAKQQEYAELEANAGQSGDSSFGRSVTTVLNSGIDGVHGAVAQLGSVDPQYATACETAAGGRMANVVVSDDVIGQRCIEHLKSRNAGRATMLPMNKMRNRSLPSAPNAPGVVDFAYNLIDFDSQYAGIFSHVVGDTLVVEDLDTARDMQGDYRLVTLDGDLVEKSGAMTGGSSKGSRYSFDASGEGQLKRVAERISQLEDERQSIREDVRSIESRLDDARDRKSNAADEVRSIESDIESRETEKERLETRIADLEDRKQELAAERESVDEEMQEIESGIAERKEAIAEIAADIEELESELADSRIPELTAEMEAVEEDIEDLEDRMDDLDGRLNELQLEKQYAEEAIEGLHDDIEAAQNKKAEHEERIADLEETIEEKEEELEGKRRKVLELENELSELKEEREGLREDLKEAEKARDSVKSQVDAVKSKLESLSDTREQLEWEIENLEEEVGDYDPEEVPDHDEVVRMVECFDGDMNAMEPVNMKAIDDYDEVKSALDTLVEGRDTLAEERDGITERIESYEAQKKETFMASFEAIDENFQEIFSQLSAGSGHLHLEDEDDPFEGGLTMKAQPGDKPIQRLDAMSGGEKSLTALAFIFAIQRHNPAPFYALDEVDAFLDAVNAERVGQMVDELAGRAQFVVVSHRTAMLDRSERAIGVTMQQNNVSAVTGIDLSEGGDVEEEVPADD from the coding sequence ATGCACATAAAAGAGCTCGTTCTCGACAACTTCAAGAGCTTCGGCCGGAAGACACGGATTCCCTTCTACGAGGATTTCACCGTCGTCACCGGCCCCAACGGCTCCGGGAAGTCGAACATCATCGACGCCGTTCTCTTCGCGCTCGGCCTGGCCCGCACCCGCGGTATCCGTGCCGAGAAGCTGACCGACCTCATCTACAACCCCGGCCACGACGATGGCGGCGACTCGGCGGGACCACGCGAGGCCAGCGTCGAGGTCATCCTCGACAATTCGGACGGGAAGCTCGACCGGGCACAGGTCGTCAACGCCGCCGGCTCCGACGACGTCGGGGACGTCGACGAGATACGAATCAAGCGACGCGTCAAGCAGACCGAGGACAACTACTACTCCTACTACTATCTCAACGGGCGCTCGGTCAACCTCTCGGACATCCAGGACCTGCTCGCGCAGGCCGGGGTGACCCCGGAAGGGTACAACGTCGTCATGCAGGGCGACGTGACCGAGATAATCAACATGACGCCGTACGCTCGTCGACAGATAATCGACGAGATCGCGGGCGTCGCGGAGTTCGACGCGAAGAAGGCCGACGCGATGGAGGAGCTGGAGACCGTCGAAGAGCGCATCAACGAGGCGGAACTGCGCATCTCCGAGAAGCGCCAGCGACTCACCCAGCTCGAGGACGAACGCCAGCAGGCCCTGCGCTACCGCCGGCTCAGACGCGAGCGCGAGCGCTACGAGGGCTACCTGAAGGCGGCCGAACTGGAGGACAAGCGCGAGGACCTCGCGAGCACGGAGGACAGACTCGAGGCCAAACAGGCCGAGGTCGACGAGCTCCAGCGAGACCTCGACGAGAAACAGGGCAAGGTCGTCCGCCTGCAGGAGGACCTGGAGGACCTCAACGCAGAGATCGAGCGAAAGGGCGAGGACGAACAGCTCGCCATCAAGCGCGACATCGAGAGCCTCAAGGGCGACATCTCCCGGCTCGAGGACAAGATATCGGCGAGCGAGGAGGCCATCGCGGAGGCCGAGAACAAGCGCCGGGACGCCTTCGTCCAGATAGATCGCAAGCAGGAGGAGGTCGACGACGTCGAATCCGAGATTCGCGACACGAAGGTCCAGAAGTCCTCGCTGAAGGCCGACGTACAGACGAAGCAGGCCGAACTCGCGGACCTGCAGGCCGAGATAGACGAGATAGACACCGAGTACGACGAACTCAAGGCGGACCTGCAAGAGCGCAAGGAGGCGCTGGACGAGGAGAAGGACGCCAAGAACGAACTCCAGCGCGAGAAGGACCGCCTGCTCGACGAGGCCCGCCGCCGGTCGAACGAGGCGAGCGAGATAGAGACGGAGATCGAGGAGACTGAAGCTAAGATTCCGGAGATCGAGGCCGACATCACCGACCTCGAGGACGAACTGGAGAAGGCGCGACGGAACGTGCTCAACATCGAGGGCGTCGTCGACGACCTCAAGGCCGAGAAACAGGAGCGCCAGCAGGACCTCGACGAGGTCGAGGACGAACTCCAGGCCAAACAGCAGGAGTACGCTGAGCTGGAGGCCAACGCTGGCCAGTCCGGCGACTCCTCGTTCGGCCGCTCGGTCACCACGGTGTTGAACTCCGGCATCGACGGGGTCCACGGCGCGGTCGCCCAGCTGGGCAGCGTCGACCCGCAGTACGCCACTGCCTGTGAGACCGCGGCCGGCGGCCGGATGGCCAACGTGGTCGTCAGCGACGACGTCATCGGCCAGCGCTGTATCGAGCACCTCAAGTCCCGGAACGCGGGTCGGGCGACGATGCTGCCGATGAACAAGATGCGGAACCGGTCGCTCCCGAGTGCGCCGAACGCGCCGGGCGTGGTCGACTTCGCGTACAACCTCATCGACTTCGACTCGCAGTACGCGGGCATCTTCAGTCACGTCGTCGGCGACACGCTGGTCGTCGAGGACCTCGACACAGCCCGTGACATGCAGGGCGACTATCGGCTGGTCACGCTCGACGGCGACCTCGTCGAGAAGTCCGGCGCGATGACCGGTGGCTCCTCGAAAGGCTCCCGGTATTCCTTCGACGCTTCCGGCGAGGGCCAGCTCAAGCGCGTCGCCGAGCGTATCTCCCAGCTCGAAGACGAGCGCCAGTCCATCCGCGAGGACGTCAGAAGTATCGAGTCGCGGCTGGACGACGCTCGCGACAGAAAGAGCAACGCGGCCGACGAGGTGCGCTCCATCGAGAGCGACATCGAGTCCAGGGAGACCGAGAAGGAGCGCCTCGAAACTCGTATCGCGGACCTCGAAGACCGAAAGCAGGAGCTCGCCGCGGAGCGCGAGTCGGTCGACGAGGAGATGCAGGAGATCGAGTCGGGTATCGCCGAGCGCAAGGAGGCCATCGCGGAGATAGCGGCCGACATCGAGGAGCTCGAATCCGAACTCGCGGACTCGCGCATCCCCGAGCTCACCGCCGAGATGGAAGCGGTCGAAGAGGATATCGAGGACCTCGAAGACCGGATGGACGACCTCGACGGCCGACTGAACGAACTCCAGCTCGAGAAGCAGTACGCCGAGGAGGCCATCGAGGGCCTGCACGACGACATCGAGGCGGCCCAGAACAAGAAGGCCGAACACGAAGAGCGCATCGCGGACCTCGAGGAGACCATCGAGGAGAAGGAGGAAGAACTCGAGGGCAAGCGCCGGAAGGTGCTCGAACTCGAGAACGAGCTCTCCGAACTCAAGGAGGAACGCGAGGGGCTCCGCGAGGACCTGAAGGAAGCCGAGAAGGCCCGGGACTCGGTCAAGTCACAGGTCGACGCGGTGAAGAGCAAGCTGGAGTCGCTCTCTGACACGCGCGAGCAGCTCGAGTGGGAGATCGAGAACCTCGAGGAGGAGGTCGGCGACTACGACCCCGAGGAGGTGCCGGACCACGACGAGGTCGTCCGGATGGTCGAGTGCTTCGACGGCGACATGAACGCGATGGAGCCGGTGAACATGAAGGCCATCGACGATTACGACGAGGTCAAGTCCGCGCTCGACACGCTGGTCGAGGGGCGGGACACCCTCGCCGAGGAGCGTGACGGCATCACAGAGCGTATCGAGTCATACGAGGCCCAGAAGAAGGAGACGTTCATGGCGTCGTTCGAAGCCATCGACGAGAACTTCCAGGAGATATTCTCCCAGCTCTCGGCCGGCTCGGGCCACCTCCACCTCGAAGACGAGGACGACCCGTTCGAGGGTGGGCTGACGATGAAGGCACAGCCGGGCGACAAGCCCATACAGCGCCTCGACGCGATGTCCGGCGGCGAGAAGTCCCTGACCGCGCTCGCGTTCATCTTCGCCATCCAGCGTCACAACCCGGCACCGTTCTACGCGCTGGACGAGGTGGACGCGTTCCTCGACGCGGTCAACGCCGAGCGCGTCGGCCAGATGGTCGACGAGTTAGCAGGACGGGCACAGTTCGTCGTGGTCTCGCACCGCACCGCGATGCTCGACCGGTCCGAGCGCGCCATCGGCGTGACGATGCAGCAGAACAACGTCTCGGCGGTGACGGGCATCGACCTGTCCGAGGGCGGTGACGTGGAGGAGGAGGTGCCTGCGGATGACTAG
- a CDS encoding bZIP transcription factor, with protein MPKNRVEDLEATVNELESTVRGLTEELVETKERVRILEAELEADPRGVATDVSEDEESTEMLTPEPGTSQAAQSEVDAAAARANNEGEGAKGAEEETDDESDESGLGDDIIVA; from the coding sequence ATGCCGAAGAACCGGGTGGAAGACCTCGAGGCCACCGTCAACGAACTCGAATCGACCGTTCGCGGTCTCACGGAGGAGCTCGTCGAGACCAAAGAACGCGTCCGTATTCTCGAAGCCGAACTGGAAGCAGACCCCCGCGGCGTCGCTACCGACGTCTCCGAGGACGAGGAATCGACCGAGATGCTGACCCCCGAACCGGGGACCAGCCAGGCGGCCCAGTCAGAGGTGGACGCGGCCGCTGCGCGGGCCAATAACGAAGGCGAAGGCGCTAAGGGTGCCGAGGAAGAAACCGACGACGAAAGCGACGAGTCCGGACTCGGCGACGACATCATCGTCGCATAG
- a CDS encoding ScpA family protein: MTSEEPERSGGSSEKSSGEQSDPRDRGRSERSDDDPENLLNIAGHEDRTPPGEDADDLFGGDGADDTDDSADPDEFYAGDEDDLDEVLAEDDSDESDEDETAMEEVLPDDDVMEDSEDDAVEPVELLVQLAKRGDIDPWDIDIVRVTDEFLDALEDADLRTSGRALFYASVLLRMKGDELIHGSDDEEEEELAPWEQPFADEAPEEPPDPDFDPVAGLEAEMERRLDRKQVRGTPETLDELVHDLREAERGSWWKRQREYDTSDSPRGFQRGTQTLDYHSGDDFRVDDEPTEDEVTGTTHSEDIEEIIDDVRTALHEHYDAGRAEVLYAEIDMVGGSRVQTFLALLFLAHRGQVRLQQDDLFGDLWVQDPTAARGSEEAVAD; the protein is encoded by the coding sequence ATGACTAGCGAGGAACCGGAGCGTAGCGGAGGTTCCTCGGAAAAGTCGAGCGGGGAGCAAAGCGACCCGCGAGATCGCGGGAGGTCGGAACGAAGTGACGACGACCCCGAGAACCTCCTGAACATCGCCGGGCACGAGGACCGGACGCCGCCCGGCGAGGACGCCGACGACCTGTTCGGCGGCGATGGTGCAGACGACACCGACGACTCGGCCGACCCGGACGAGTTTTACGCCGGCGACGAGGACGACCTCGACGAGGTACTGGCGGAGGACGACTCGGACGAGTCCGACGAGGACGAGACCGCCATGGAGGAGGTCCTCCCGGACGACGACGTGATGGAGGACTCCGAGGACGACGCGGTCGAACCCGTCGAACTGTTGGTCCAGTTAGCGAAACGGGGCGACATCGACCCGTGGGACATCGACATCGTGCGCGTCACCGACGAGTTCCTCGACGCGCTCGAGGACGCAGACCTCCGGACCTCGGGGCGCGCGCTGTTCTACGCGAGCGTCCTGCTCCGGATGAAGGGCGACGAGCTCATCCACGGGAGCGACGACGAGGAGGAAGAGGAACTCGCGCCGTGGGAGCAGCCGTTCGCGGACGAGGCACCCGAGGAGCCGCCGGACCCGGACTTCGACCCGGTCGCGGGGCTCGAGGCCGAGATGGAGCGTCGGCTCGACCGCAAGCAGGTCCGCGGGACGCCGGAGACGCTGGACGAACTGGTCCACGACCTGCGCGAGGCCGAGCGGGGCTCGTGGTGGAAGCGCCAGCGCGAGTACGACACCAGTGACTCGCCACGGGGCTTCCAGCGCGGCACGCAGACGCTCGACTACCACTCGGGTGACGACTTCCGCGTGGACGACGAACCGACCGAGGACGAGGTGACGGGGACGACCCACTCGGAGGACATCGAGGAGATAATCGACGACGTGCGCACTGCCCTGCACGAACACTACGACGCTGGCCGGGCCGAGGTGCTCTATGCGGAGATCGACATGGTCGGTGGCTCGCGGGTGCAGACGTTCCTTGCGCTGTTGTTCCTCGCCCACCGTGGGCAGGTCCGCCTCCAGCAGGACGACCTGTTCGGCGACCTCTGGGTCCAGGACCCGACCGCGGCCAGGGGCTCCGAGGAAGCCGTCGCGGACTGA
- a CDS encoding helix-turn-helix domain-containing protein: MGVIADFTVGTEDFALGATAEGGTELTIEVEPIVPASDDVFPYVWVTGNPDEFEQGLEACEYAKTYDFVERIGERRLYRITWHEGIHDLLACFVETNGTILRARGGNGWRFTVRFPDDASVSKFHSMCQERDVHLDLHRLTHVEEGTDSAADEYGLTPEQREALMHAVKTGYFSIPRQSTLDDIAEQFDISNQAASERIRRATEKVLRQALVDQVDAIAEHP; this comes from the coding sequence ATGGGGGTCATAGCCGATTTCACGGTGGGCACCGAGGACTTCGCACTCGGAGCAACCGCCGAAGGGGGAACAGAGCTGACCATCGAGGTCGAACCGATCGTGCCAGCGTCCGACGACGTGTTCCCGTACGTCTGGGTCACGGGAAATCCCGACGAGTTCGAGCAGGGACTGGAGGCGTGTGAGTACGCCAAGACGTACGACTTCGTCGAGCGAATCGGCGAGCGACGGTTGTACCGAATCACGTGGCACGAAGGTATCCACGACCTGCTCGCGTGTTTCGTCGAGACGAACGGGACGATACTCCGCGCGCGCGGCGGCAACGGCTGGCGGTTCACCGTCCGGTTCCCGGACGACGCGAGCGTGAGCAAGTTCCACTCGATGTGCCAGGAGCGAGACGTCCACCTCGACCTGCACCGACTGACTCACGTCGAGGAGGGGACCGACAGTGCAGCAGACGAGTACGGGCTGACCCCGGAGCAACGGGAGGCGCTGATGCACGCCGTCAAGACGGGGTACTTCTCCATCCCACGGCAGTCGACGCTCGACGACATCGCCGAGCAGTTCGACATCTCGAACCAGGCGGCGTCCGAGCGGATCCGCCGTGCGACGGAGAAGGTCCTGCGGCAGGCGCTGGTCGACCAGGTCGATGCCATCGCGGAACATCCCTGA